Part of the Thermoanaerobaculia bacterium genome is shown below.
CAAGGACGTGAAGCTCCTCCAGCAGTACATTCTCGAGCGCGCCAAGATCCTGCCGCGTCGGATCTCCGGCAACAGCGCCCGGCACCAGCGAATGGTGCAGGCGGCCATCAAGCGCGCACGCCATCTGGCGCTGATTCCCTACACGACCGACTAGGAGCCGGAGATGAAAGTCATCCTGATGAGCGATTTGCGTCACCGCGGCCGGCGCGGGCAGGTGGTCGAAGTCAAGCCCGGATTCGCACGCAACTTCCTGTTGCCGCAGGGGCTGGCCCTTCTGGCTTCGCCGGGCAACATCAAGCGCTTCGAGCACGAGAAGAAGAAGATCGACGCGCGCCACGATGCCGCCCTCGAGATCGCCAACGCAGCAGCCGCAGAGATCACGGCCGTCAAGCTCGAGCTGAAGAAGAGGGCCATGGAGACCGGCACGCTGTACGGCTCGGTCTCGGTCGCCGACATCGTCACGGCCCTGCACGAGAAGGGCATCGAGGTCGATCGCCGGCAGGTCGACCTGGTCGGTGGCATCAAGTCGGTCGGCGACCATGTCGTCCGCATCGAGTTGCATGCCGACGTCGTGGCGGAGCTGGCCGTAGCCGTCGCCGCCGCAGACTAGTTGCGTGAAGGGAAGCGAGCCGCATCGCGAGGCCCAACCTGGTGCGGGCGCTTCCCGGCCGTCGATCGAGAGATTTCTCGGCGACCCCACGAGAAGCATCGAAGACTGGCGATGGCTGTGGGCCGGAGACGAGTCGTTTCCGATTCGCAGCCATCGCGGTTTTCTGGGCCGGTTCGTCGTCTTCCTCAAGCGGGTGGCGCGCCCTCTGGTGCAGGCCCCGCAGCGCGACCTCTGGGACCGCCAGCGGGTCTTCAATCTCGTCCTGCTCGAGTACCTGCAACGCGGCGAAGACATCCGCAAGCAGGTCACCGAGGTCCACGAGCACCGTATCAACCACCTGGATGCGGTCTACCGTGAAGGCCTGAACGAGATCATGCAGCACAACGACGCGCTCTTCGCGCGCGTCGACCAGAAGCTCGATTTCCTCCGCAGCGAGACGCGCACGATCTGGGGCCGCCTGGGTGCAGCCCTGGCGATCGCCGAGAAGGGCGGCCTGCCGGCCGTCGTCAAGGCGCAGGAGGAGCACGTCTACGTCGAGCTGGAGCGGCGTTACCGCGGCACCGAGGAGGAGATCGGCGAGCGCATCTCGCGCTTCCTGCCGAACCTCGCGGGTCGCGACGAAGTGCTCGATCTCGGGTGCGGGCGGGGCGAGGCCCTCGCGGTGCTGCGCGGCAGCGGGATCGCCGCCCGCGGCGTCGATCTGTCGGCCTCGATGGTCGCCGAGTGCCGCCGCAAGGGTCTCGACGCCGAGGAGGGCGACCTGCTGGAGTATCTGGCCGGGGTCCCCGCGGGACGGTTCGGCGGCATCGTCTCGTTCCACGTCATCGAACACCTGCCACCCGAAGTGCTCGACCGCCTCGTGCGGCTCGCCTGGAGGGCGCTGCGGCCCGGGGGCGTGCTGATCCTCGAGACGCCCAATCCGCTCTCCCTGGTGGTGGCGGCGCGCAACTTCTGGCTCGATCCCACCCACAAGCGGCCGGTGCACCCGGAGAGTCTCAAGCTGAGTCTCGAGTTGGCCGGTTTCGATCCGGTCGAGCGCATCGACCTGCGTCCGTTCCCGGAGGTCGAGCGCCTGCCCGAGATCCGCGTCGACACCGTCGCCGCCGAGCAGCGTGCCCTCGCCTTCGAGATCAACCTGCTGCGCGACAAGGTCGACGATCTGCTCTTCGGCTGCCAGGACTACGCGATCATCGCCAGCAAGCCGGTCTGAACCTCGACTAGTTCTCCGCGGTGTCGTCCTCGGCGGTCTCGGTGGGGAAGTTCTCCGCCGTCAGCCCATCGGGCATGCGCTCGCGCTCCTTGGCGGAGTAGAACGGACGCTGCTGCGCCCAGGGCAGATCCAGAATCCGTCCCCAGCGCGCCTCGTAGAGTCGATCGGGGCCGGTGCCGGCGATGAAGGCTTCCTGGATCGTCCGCTCGGCGGCCGGCGTCGCGGCGAGCCCGGTGCGGTATTCGACGCTGCGGAACTCGACGCCGGGCGGCGCGACGAACTGCTCGCCCTCCATCAGCCAGCCGTCGCGCAGACCGCTTTCCGCGATCTCACGCCAGATCGGCAGCGCGGCTTCGGCGCCGGTCATCTTCTTGCCGAGGGAACGCTTCTGGTCGTACCCGACCCAGACCAGGATGGTGAAACGCGGCGTGTAGCCGACGAACCACGCGTCGGTGTAGTCGTT
Proteins encoded:
- a CDS encoding 30S ribosomal protein S18; amino-acid sequence: MQPFKSGPRGGKKGPGKGKPAAKKKTFFRRKKVCRFTVEHIEYIDYKDVKLLQQYILERAKILPRRISGNSARHQRMVQAAIKRARHLALIPYTTD
- the rplI gene encoding 50S ribosomal protein L9 — its product is MKVILMSDLRHRGRRGQVVEVKPGFARNFLLPQGLALLASPGNIKRFEHEKKKIDARHDAALEIANAAAAEITAVKLELKKRAMETGTLYGSVSVADIVTALHEKGIEVDRRQVDLVGGIKSVGDHVVRIELHADVVAELAVAVAAAD
- a CDS encoding class I SAM-dependent methyltransferase, which produces MKGSEPHREAQPGAGASRPSIERFLGDPTRSIEDWRWLWAGDESFPIRSHRGFLGRFVVFLKRVARPLVQAPQRDLWDRQRVFNLVLLEYLQRGEDIRKQVTEVHEHRINHLDAVYREGLNEIMQHNDALFARVDQKLDFLRSETRTIWGRLGAALAIAEKGGLPAVVKAQEEHVYVELERRYRGTEEEIGERISRFLPNLAGRDEVLDLGCGRGEALAVLRGSGIAARGVDLSASMVAECRRKGLDAEEGDLLEYLAGVPAGRFGGIVSFHVIEHLPPEVLDRLVRLAWRALRPGGVLILETPNPLSLVVAARNFWLDPTHKRPVHPESLKLSLELAGFDPVERIDLRPFPEVERLPEIRVDTVAAEQRALAFEINLLRDKVDDLLFGCQDYAIIASKPV